The DNA sequence TCTCCATCTTTCAGAATCGGGAGGAGCGGAGCCGGAGCGGACTCCTCCCAAACCATCCCATCCACATACTCTCGGACGGTATCCGACAGGCCCTCTTTTGGAGTGAACGTAACCAACAACAATCCGTCCCTGTCCATCAAGCGATACCGCAGCGTCTTCAAAAAGTCCACCGGCACCAACTCATCACACCACGCAATATCCAGCTCGCCCCCTTCAATGGATCGAATATCTTGTTTGTAGAAACGAAACGTCAATCGCGACATATTAGGGAGGACAAACCGATTCTCCGAAAATCCTCCCTTTTCGGAGAACGTAGTATTTGCCCCCCTCCCCTTCAATCCTCGCCACTCTGGAGGCAGCAGCTTGTGAAACTCGGGCTGCTGCCTCTCTCTGCTCTCCGACTCACTTTCGTGAAACACCCATGCGTTGGATCCCGGCTTTTCGATCAACACATTCATGACTTTGTCCGCCGCCCACGTCGTCTTGGACGCCCGGTTGCCACCAAACACACAAAGCTCCCGCACCCCTGGCTGCGCCAAGACCCGATCCGCTCGATCCCAGCTTGGTAAACGAAATCCATGTTCGACCCGCCGCTCCACAGCCAGCGTGATCTTCCGCTCCCGCTTCCACAGAAACTGCCGCAGCGGCTCCGCCTTTGCCGGCTCACGCCGCGCGGCCGCCAACGCCTTCGCCGAAGGCACACGCAACAGAGGATGCGCCGTAGGCACCTTCGGCCAAGCTCCCGAAGCTAGCGCCTGATCGATTTGCTCCAGCTTATACATCGTCAACGAGTCAAACAGGCCGTGTGTTTCCGCAGTCGAGCCAGCAACCAACTCCAGCACTTCGGCTTCGGCACGCCATCAATCTTAATTTGATTGCTTCGCTTTGACTGCCGCACCACCCAGCGCCGCACTCGACCCGAGCGCTCCTGCCATTGCAGAACACCCAAAAGCTCCCCCTCCTCCAAGCCATTCCCACGAAGCGGCAACTCCTCCTCCCGCGCCGCCAACCGTCGCTCGAACTCCCGAGCCTCATTGTCCCACCGAGCACGAGCCATACGTCGCCCGCGTTCGCTGGTAGCGCCTTTTCGCTTGATACTGAAGGAGCTAGGCATAGCTGAAATCTTGCAAAGTTCTTATATCTGCTTGTTCGGCAGACAAAGCTCCTCGACTCGGAGGTGCTTCTTAAACTCGGTAAAGTCCGTATTTTCAGGCTTACCCTGAGCCTTCACCAATTGAGCGTATTTGGTGGAGATCGTGATTGCCTTTCGCGCATCCGCTCTGCTTGGGAACGTGGCGATTGGATTCGGGTGCCACCATGCGGTCAACGCTCCTTCGCAGTCGGCATCCCACATCATCGGGCATTGCAACCCGCCTTTGTCGTCATAGAGAACCACGAACAGCCGAACAAGGCCGTGGTAGTCAACCGCCTTCTCGGCTGTGTTGTCATCGCTTTTACCCATCTTCAATTCCTTTCTTTGCTTCGGGCTGGCCGCTCTCGGCCGGTGCCACACGTTGATCGTTCGCCGAAGACTCCCGCGCTTTGAGTCGCCGATGGAGTTCTTCGACCATCGTTCGTTTTCCGTCCGCTTGCGGGTGGCAGCAAAGACCGGCCAATGCCGCCATGAGCAAATCGGACGATTGCACCTGCGATCCGGGCAGGATTACCCGCACTGAATCCGGGGAGTCCGTGAGCACTGGCAGGTATCCAGCGGCTCGGCATTCCGCAACAGTCTTCTCGTCCGTATCCGATGGCAGCGCCAGAATCGGCAAACAAGCCGATGGAGAGGAACCGCTTCCCCCTCCGTTGTTGGTTTTCGTTTCTGATTTCATAGTTTTCTAGTGTTGTGGGATCGCGCTCTCAGCAGTCCCTGATCTCATCGTTCGACCTACACTTCGGCGCGATCCAACATGGAACGGTGATTGCGAATCACGATCTGCACGTTGCGCGTGGCGCTTCTAATCTCGTCCGCGATGGTGACCAGTTCGCAGTCATCTTTTCCGCATACTTCATCGCCGCTGGGAATCACGCGCATGACCGGCGCGGATTTTTCATCAAGCTGATGGCACGTTTTTTGCAGTTCTTTGTTTTTTGCAGTTCTTTGATTGCGCAGTGAAGCTCCCCGATCCATTCGAGGACTTGTGGGGTTCTGACACAGGTTGGGTCGTCTTGCATGGTATCCATAATTCAAAGGTCGAACAAGGCGGCGCAGACCAACCGGCTACCCGTTCCGAGTTCATTGGTTTCTGGTTTCATTCTGGTTGGTGGTGATTCGTGGCCTCGCCGCCGGTAGCCGGTGGCGAGCGTTGATCGTTATCAAAGCGAAGCTCGAAGGCATCTTGCCGCATCGCTATCTTTCATCGAATTCCCATTGACATCGTAGTTCGTTTCGAGTTGCATCAACGCATCGGTTATTGCCTTTCGGTATTTTTCAGATTCAGCAGCCATTTCTTTGACAAGCTGCGCCGCTTGTTTTGGCGTGGATTTGGCTATTGCCAGTTCATATATATCCATAATTTTGATAACCAGTCAGTGGAGAGGAACGCGAGTTTCGCCCTCGGTGTTGTTCGTTGCTTGAGGGATCGCGTCCCTCACTTTGGAGTTATCACCCATACATTCGGTCCCCTTCCAGATCCCCAAACTTGGTAAACTCTCCCAAAAACTTCACCTTCACTTCCCCCACCGGACCATTCCGGTTCTTTGCGATATTCACCTCGCAGATGCCATCATCCTCCAACGGTTCACCATCCTCGCCCTTTTTCCCATTCTGCATCGCCCAATAGCGAGGTCGATGAAGCAAAAGGATCTTGTCGCTCTCCTCGTAAATCTTGTTCGTGCCCTTCAAATCCCCCACCGTCGGGCGACCCCCTGGACGCTCAATTTTCTTGAGCTGGCAGAGCAGCAGCACCGGCACCCGCAATTCCAACGCCAGATTCTTTAGCCCCTGCACGTTCTCCGCTATCGCCCATTGATCCTCCTGCCCTGGGCGACCCGCCATCCGGTGCAAATGATCCACCACCACCAAGTCCAAAGGGCACTGACTCGCCACCTGCCGACACCGCGCCATGATGTGGTGGTGCGTCACGCTCGGCGAATCATCGAACCACACTCGTCGCGACGCCCATTGCGCCCCCGACTGCAGCACCCGCTTCAACTCACCCTCTGAAAACATGCCCGTGTGCGCCTTCGTCAAATTGACCCCCGCCCCACACATCAGCCCTCGAATCATCACATCCCGATCCGGCATCTCCATCGGAAACATCATAACCCCCGCCTGCGGATTGAGACCCGTGATGTGGGCCACGATATTCAGCGCGAGCGATGACTTCCCGCTCCCCGGCGTCGCCGCAATCGTCACCAAGTCGCCCGGAGACAGTCCCTGCAGCGCCCGGTCGATCTCCGCCAAGCCCGTCGGCAACCCTTTCGTCACCGAACCCCGCGAGCTCATGCGGCCTTCCAGCTCCTGCATCGCCTCCATCGCCACCGTCTTCGCCGAACGCAGCCGATCCTGACTCCCTTCCCGCTGGAGGTCCATCAACGCCCCGCTCGCCTCCTCCAACACCGTCCGCCATTGGCAATCCGGACCATGAATCGCCCCCAACATGCGCTGAGCAATCCCCACGGCCTCGCGCAGCTTGTGCTTCTCCCGCAGAATTGCCACGTAGTGCGCGTAGTTCGCCGTGTCCGGCTCCAGCGTAGCCAAGCGAGTCACCTCACCCGCACCGCCCGCGTCATCCAGCTTGCCCGCGTCCATGAGCGCCTGCGTCACCAGCAGGAGATCACAGGCCGACTTTTTCTCAAAGACAGCACACACCGCCTCGAACACCGTCCGCACCGCAAAGTGATGGAACACCCCCGGCGGCATATCCGCCAGCGCCCCGGGAATCAACCCTTTCGGATCGCGGAACAAGCAGCTCACCACCCCCTCCTCCGCCTCCAGCGAAGACGGCATTTTTCTTGGCTCGAAATCACTCATCAGCGCTCTCCTTTCTCGCGTTGCAGCCACGCCAGCACCTCTTTGCGCTCCGCATCCGGCAGCTGCGCCCAAGGCACCTCCCGCTGCCACAACGCCCGCGTCGCGCGCGTCACATCCTCGCCCAACGGCACCGTCTCACGCGGCCCTTTGTTCGGGCGGCGAGCGTCGGGAAAGAACGAACTGGCGCGATCCACCTCACCGCTCCAGTTGTTGAGCAGCGTCTGCAAATCGCGCCGCCGAATATCCTCCTCCGCCGGAATCGCCGCCCGGTAGTAGCGCACCACCAGCGCCAGCTCTCGCACGAAATCCGCCCGCTTCTGCACCGCCCGCCACGCCTTCAGCTCCTTGGCAGACCACTCCGTGCTCTCCCGCCGGTTCCATCGCTTCGTCTCGTTCAGCACCCGCTGCTCCGGCGATGGCTCCCATCGCGGCTTTTTTTCTTCCGAGAAATCAGGTTCCGAAGTCAACGAAAGCGATTCCTGATCCGAAGATTCCGCAACACCACCACCCAATTCCCCCGCTGGGGGGTTAGGGGGGATCTCCTCATTCTCCTCTCCTCTCCTCTCCTCTAGTGCGGATGCTGTCCGAACGTCGTCCGAACGCTCCCACAAAACCCAACCGACATCTGGATCTTCCAACACCGCCAATTCCGCCTCCAACACCTCCACAGTCACCCGACACAGCGTTGCGATCTCCGCCAAGCTCATCGGTTTCCCCGACCGCTTCACAAATCGCCCATCCCGAGAAACCCCTTTAGCACGGTCCCAAACGAACTTTCCGGCATACCCCTGACAAAGCGCTTGGAATACGCCAAGCGTCCGGAATCCATCCGCACCGCGTCCGGACAGCGTAAGGAAGCCATTCGATTCACATCCGGAAGGGCACGGAAACCAGTTCATTTTTTTGACCTTTTTCTTGGTATCCCCCGTCTCAAACGTCCCTTCCCAATCCTTGATCCGCAGCACGCGATTTTCCGCAGCCAGAACACTCATCACGCAGCCCTCCCTTCCACCACCCGCATCCCCACCTCGCCCAGCACCTGCTCGGCAGACACTGCCTCGCCCGTCTCCGGAAACACCACCACGCGGCCAGCATCCCGCAAGACACTCAAACGCCAAGCCACCGCCTGCTGCCAAGCGTTGCGACGCCCCCAGCGCTCAATTGAGAACGCCTTGCTGAATCTCTCTCCATCCACACACACCCTCGCCTGAACCATCCCGCGCCACTCCCGGATACCCACCGGCTGCCTCTCCGAATCCAGCGCCGAAGCAGTCCTGGCCGACAGGCGCACCTGCTCCACCATCTCGCGCCCGATGCGCAGCCGCTTCGCCCACGCATCGCGCACACTCGCCGCCGATTCCTCCTCTGCCGCCGTGAAGACCACCCGCAGATTTGCCTTCCGGCAATCCGTGAAATCTCCATTCACCACCCGCACCCAAGGACGCCGAGGAGGCAGCAGCCCCAACACATGCCTGTGCAGCAGCAGGCTCGCCTCCTTGCATCGGACACCGCGCTCATGGAGCGACCACACCCGCCCCCGCACCCGCCAAGCATCTTCCGCATCCACCACCACCTGCACGCGCTCCGCCCGGGATCCCATCCAAAACCAAGCCACCGCCCCCTCAAAGTGAATCTCTTGCTCTCGCCGCCTCACTTCGTTCCCTCCTTTTTCTGTTGGAAATACAAGGAGGGAGGCCACGCCACGCCCAGCTTCTTCGCCAAGCTATAGCACGCCTCTTCTTCAACCTGCCCACGAGCCACCACAGAGCCGGTCTTAGCAATCCAAGGCATCATACCCTCGCCCTGCTCTCGCACCGTCCCGATGCGCAGCTCACGCTTCCAACGAGAGAACGGGCTTTCGCTGTCTTCCATTGCGAACAAGTCCATCACTCGGCCTCCTTTCTTCCTATTTTCTGCAAACGAGCCGCCCGGCGTCGGCACTTCAGACAGCCAAAAGCATCCGCCTGCCTACGCCCCTCCATCTGACCAACCTTCTGCCCCAAAAGATAAATCCAAATCATCGCCAACCCGACACCGACCAGCAACAACACCAATCCCACATTCTCAGCCCCACTCATGCAGTCAGCCCTCCTTTCTCCTGCAGCGTCTCCAGCGCATCGCTCAGCCGTAAATCATGAGCCATCGGCGTGCATTCCATGACGCAGCCGGCCGCACAAGCATGGCCACCCCCTCCAAAAATCGCCGCAAGTTCATTGACTGGCACGGTATTCTTTCGCGCTCGAAGCGACCACTTTACCAAGCCCCGGCGGGCATACCACACCCCTACCACATCGACCTCCTCGTGCAGATCCAGCACAAGCTCCGCCACCTCATTCGGCCAGACTGTGGAGTTCACCATTGCCAGCCGAAGGCGAGCCTGCACCGCCACGTTTTTGGCGATCCGCTCCACCTCGTTATCTCTGGCCGCCACCAGCAAACGCCCCTCATTCTCCAAGCGCTCCACCTCATCCCCCTCGTCAGACAACAGTTCCAACCAGGCAGACTCCACCCAGCCCAGCAACCGCAGCCGCTCGCAAACTTCCCGCGTACCCCGCAGATCAAAAAGCCAGAGATCGTAGTCTTGGACATGGCGCAACACCGGCGGAATCCAATTCGACTCCGGGAAAAACGTCTTCCACGCCAAAACACAGGTCGCGTCTGTGCTGGATAACACCACCTTCGCCCCACCTCCTACGGCGGCCCTTGTTGTGCTGGCACTAATCGCATGATGATCCAACCACCACATTTCAACAGAGCGGTGCGCCAGCGCCTCCATCTCGTCTCTGTCGCCCGAGACATCCAGCACTACCACCCGCTCAAACACCATCTCGTCCAAAACCGGGCAAGGCGTCTGATACTGCCACGGCACCAGCCGCACCTCCCCTTCCGAGCGAAAGTTCAACAGAGCCACCATAGCCGCGCCGAACCCGTCTAGGCAGTTTTGGTGATAAAGAATTGTAGTTTTCATAATGCAAGTGTTTGTATTCTGGAAATTCTAATAGCGACCCTTTCTTCGCGGGTGGCAGCGGCAGCTCCACACCCCCTCCGATTCCTCCACGCAATCCCGGACCTCCATCCCGATCACAAACTTGCCAGCATCCCGCACCCGGACGCGCACGCGCCCCTGTAGCGCCCCCGACCGATCCTCCGCCTCCAACACCCGCGGATTCCTCCAAAGCTGCGTCACATGCAGCGTGAGAGCCACCGGCCCCTTTTTTTCCGTCGGCTTACCAGGCAGCTCCACCGCCAACAAAGCCTTCCCCGCCTCCAGCCAGACAATCGCCCCCTCGCCATTTTTTTCCCAATGCAGTCCCTTCGAAGCGATCCCCGACCGAATGTCGCGGAACACATCGCGGGGCAATCCAAACTGCCGAACCAAATCGGTCTCCAACACCGCCCCCTCCGTCATCGCAAGCCTCCCTTTGTAGCAAAAACTCCAGAGGCCGAAACCATATAGAATATAGAGAGACAGCGACGGGCGCGACCCCCCCCGCCCCCCTCGAGAGGCACCCCCCAAAAACCTACACCGATCCCCCCAAAACCCCCAGAATACTCCCCGGTTTGGTAACTAACTTGGTAACTAATACTCATAACTCGTTGAAAATGAATTTTGAACTACGGCTAAACTATCCATTGAACGCATCCTCACTGTTCGCCCGACCATCCGAAATCCCCTTTGTCTCCCGCCCGTCCCCAACCAAACCCATTCCCGGCACCTCCTCAGCCTCCACCTCGATGGCCTGAAGCATGTTATTGAGGTCGTCCACCGTCTCCGCCTGTAGGTGCTGGACAATGGACGTGGGCGCACCCGTGAGCGCTTGCAGCTTGTCGGTCAGGATCCCAATCGTCACGGCCAGTTTATCCGGCGAAAGCGCCTCAAGATTCTGAGCCAGTAACTCCACGCCACGATGCACAACCGACGCCATATCCTTGGCTATCAACGACTTTAGGGTTGCTATGTCACCGGCTTCCCGCTCTCGGACTCCCGCCAGAGTCCGAGTAGAAACATTGAGAGCTTTTGCGGCTACCTTGACAGGCACTCCTGCAGCCAGACACGCCACGCACTGCTTGTAGACCTCGGGCCGCGCACTGGCTAGGAGCGCACCGGTATACTCTCCCGCCGCCTCAGCCACCGCCAGCACATCCGCAGGCACGTCCAGCAACAACGGTTGCTCCGCCTGCTCGCGCTCCATGCGTTGCAGTGGCGTCTCGTCGATCATGCCACCGCCTCCTCATCTAGGGCAAAAAATAAAGGCGGTTGGAGTTGGTCAGACTTCGGGAGTCCACCAATCTTGAAAAAAGAAATCGCCACCGGATCACCGAGCCACCAGTGACCGTGCATGAGCACGCAGCCCACACTCTCCGCCACCACTCGCTCCCACCAGCGCTCAAACTCAGCACTCTCGCCCAATGCAGCGTGATCCTCGATCCGCCAAAAAAAACAGGCCGGAGTCACACCATCAGGCGCGGCAACCCACTGCACCGGGATCACCCTCATGCTGCCGCCTCCGTCCCGTGAATGCGTCGAGCTGCTGCGTATGAATTGATAGCCGAGATCGGTATCCGCCAGTCACTGCCCGCCTGCCAAGCGCCCGGAAACCGTCCCGCCTTGATCTCACGGCGGATAAAATCCGGGGTCAGCTGCCAGTAGGCTGCCAAGAAAGGGACCGACCACGAAGGCTCCGGCGCGGATGGGAGGGCGCGTTTAGGCATCAACCACCTCCGCGTTGGATTGCTCCCGCGCCTCGGACTGCCGAATCAGCCACTCCACCTGGCCACTGAGGGAGCGACACTCCCGCGCAGCGCCCTCTTCCAACTTCCGCCGGACCTCATCCGGCAGGTTGAGAGTAGTCCTCTTAATTTGCATGATGCTAAGTGTATGCAAATTGCATACACTGGTCAACGAAAAAGCATCACAATAATTTTATAAATTGACTAATAGGCATAAAAACTGATACACATGACGCCATTCGAACCACATCAGCGCCCCAAAGGGTAAGAAAAGAACGCACCACCATCAGCCTCCCAGAGCCCATACTTGCAACCACACGCAAGCGGGCGCGCCTTGGAGCGCACACCAGCCTTAGCAGCTACATCGAATGGATGCTGCGCCAAAATGACCTAGCCAATGTCAACGCCTCCCAAAAACAGCCGCACCACAATCTACCTGCCAGGTGACACGCTTGAACGCGCCAAGGATCGCGCCAAACGATTGGGTTACACCAGCCTTTCCGAATACATAACGACGCTGGTCCTTGATGATTCAGCAAATAGAGGAGCACACATGGTCATCAGAGATGAAGGCTCTGTGCAGTATAGGGTCAACTCTGATAAAAACCTCCCTCAGGAGTCCTCATCATGACTTTGTCTAGCGCGTATCAGGGCAGCGACTGAGATCAAAAAAAACAGAATTAGGGCGCTCCACAAAAACACTTCGTCGCCAATTTGCTCCACCAAAATTTGCGGCAGGGCAACCAACCCGCGCACCACGCTCGATCCCGGTGGATTATCTGCCCAACGGTTACCCAAAACACCCCCCAACGATGCGGCTAACATTGCTGACAGCACCCAAAGGACACGCCAAAATTTACGCACATATCACTGTCAGCCAATTTCGCGCCCGTTCAACGAAATAAAAACAACCTTGGAGAATTTTATTGTAACCTAACCGGCAACTCATTGACGATTTGCCCTTGGAAACAGAGTTTTCCGGAGCCGTAGATAGAGGTTCGATTCCTCTCGGGCGTATTGATTCTTGCTGGTTTTTCGAACACGGGGCTCAATCAATTGTGGTCGCTTGCTTTTTCCAAAAGGACTCACGAACGACTCAGTGGCCGGCAGCTCACCATTTGCTTGGTTTTTTCATGGGCCCCGTTTTGTCCCGTAAAGAATCTGGAAACTGAGACCTCTCAAGTTGGGCCCACGTGACGCCCTTTTTGTAAAAGCTCGCCGCACGTCTAAGGCCCGCGTTCTTTCTTTCTTTGGGCTTGTGGGGTCCCGAAAGCCGCTGAGAATTGAGAACCCCTACTGGCTTGCTTAACTGATCTTTTACCATGCGAATCGGAGTGAAGAGGTCGGAATCTCCCGAAATGACAATGGCCGCCTGGAACTTGTTCTGGAAGGCATCCAGAAGCAGATAGGAGGCGAGGTTCACGTCCGATCCTTTTTCCTCGTTTTTGAGGACCTCGATTTTCTCGGGCGGAGGTGAGGCAACCTTGGCCCAGCTACGACGTGTTCGGAATTGCCCCTCAATAATCTCCAAAAGAGGCAAGGTTTTCAAGGCACGCCAATAGATCGCCTGCCTCACCGGAGCTTGAGGATCGCCAATCGCTGGATCGACCTTGGCCGAAAAATACTTGGTCCCGACGATCCTGTTTTTAGGGAAGGCCTGTCTTGCCAAGCGAATGGGGTCCAGCCATCGGAAAGGCGTCTTTCTCAAGGCTCCGTAGTAAAGATTGAAGCCATCGATGTAGAGAATGGTCTTCAACTCGTTGTCATAGAAAATGCGAGGGCGACCCCCTTAGAAGTCGCCCTGCGTCCTGGTGCCGAAGCACACAGGAGAGATGTCGGGGAAAAAACCGTCATAAGTCAGATTTGTCAAGACAGAGGGGATGCTTGGCTCACTCGGAGTCCGATTGGGCTTAGCCAAAAAAGCCAACCGCTTGATTCCTCCTGCAAACACTCTCTTGGTCATCCTTGGGTGGCTTCCGCCAACTCCTCCGCCGGATAGGTCCAAATTTCCGCTAAGGTCGGATGGTAATGGGGCGTGGTCGCCAGCTGCTGCGCCGTGGCCCGGAAGCGCATGGCCACCACGATTTCATGGATGAGTTCGACTCCGTGCGGGCCGACCACCTGCCCTCCCAGAATCTCTCCCGTTTCTCGGTGAGCGATCAGCTTGACCATCCCCGAGGTCTCTCCCATGACCAGGCTCTTGCCGTGATCGTCGAAGGGGTAACGGGCTGCCACGACCGGAATCCCTTCGTCCCGCGCTTCCTCTTCACTCCTTCCCACGAGCGCCATCTCGGGACTGGTGAAGATGCCGAAGAGCTTCAAGCGGTAGCTCATCTCCTCCGCCTCTCCCCCGAGTTTCCCCAGCTGGCGGGCTGCATTGCGCGTCGCCCGTTCCGCTTGCTCAATCGCCAGGTGCACCACCTCCAAGGGACCACAGACATCGCCTGCCGCAAAAACATGCGCCCGACCGGTCCGCTGGTCCGGACCGGTTTGGACCCAATGAGAATTCATGGCCAGCCCGGCCGCCTCCATCTGGAGGCCGCGGCTCTCGGGAAGGCGACCCACTGAAAGCAGGATCTCATCGACCTCGATTTCCTTCCGCTCCGCAGCCTGCTCGAAGATCACTTTCTTGCCCCCTTCGGTTTTCTCAAACCCCTGCAAGGTCGTGCCGGAAAACACCTGCATCCCCCGCTCTCGAAAGCTCTCCAGCAGGGCCTCTGAAATCTCCGGGTCAAATTCGCGCAAAAAACGAGGACTGCGCTGGATGAGAGAGACCTCCTTGCCAATCCCATCGAAAAAATGGGCCATCTCTAAAGCGATGGCCCCTCCACCCAAAATCGCGATCCTCTCCGGATACACTTCTGCGTCCAAGACATCATCACTCAGCCAATACCCCACCTCTTCCAGACCAGGAATCTCCAACAAACGAGGGCGAGAGCCCGTCGCAATCAGGACCGCCCTCGCGCCCATCACCCAAGCAGGCGATCCATCCAGGGGAGCCACACGCAGCCTGTGTTCATCCAGAAACGTGCCGCGCCCACGCACCAGATCGAACTTCCCCGATTGCAACTGCTCTTGGCGATAGCCCGCAAAGTCGGCGATCAAAGCCCGCTTGCGATCTCGGACTTCTTTTGGATGCACCTGGTAGTCCTCGGCCCGCAAGCCAAAGTCTCTCGCGTGACGGATCGAGAGCGCTCGGTTGGCCGATTCAATCAAGGTTTTGCTCGGCATGCATCCCCGGAGGATGCAGAGCCCTCCCATGGGCTCCCCGCCCTCAATGACAGCCGTCTCCATCCCCAGCCCGACCGCGGTCCGGGCGGCCGCGTAGCCGGCACTTCCTCCCCCCAGAATGACATAATCATAAGTCTTCATAAAATCAGCATGCAATCCCCATAACTAAAGAACCGGTAGCGTTCCTCCACCGCCTTGGCGTAGGCTTCCAAAATGAGTTCGCGCCCCGCCAGCGCGCTCACCAGCATGAGGAGGGTGGACTGGGGAAGGTGAAAATTCGTCAGGAGCGAGTCCACGCAACGAAAGTCATAAGGCGGGAAAAGAAAGACGCTCGTCTCTCCCGAACCGCTTTGCAACGATCCGGCTGGATCGGCCTGGCTCTCGAGCACCCGCACCGTGGTGGTGCCAATGGCCACCACGCGCCTCGCCTCATTGATCCGCCTGGCCGTCTCCTCGC is a window from the Verrucomicrobiota bacterium genome containing:
- a CDS encoding DnaB-like helicase C-terminal domain-containing protein — encoded protein: MPSSLEAEEGVVSCLFRDPKGLIPGALADMPPGVFHHFAVRTVFEAVCAVFEKKSACDLLLVTQALMDAGKLDDAGGAGEVTRLATLEPDTANYAHYVAILREKHKLREAVGIAQRMLGAIHGPDCQWRTVLEEASGALMDLQREGSQDRLRSAKTVAMEAMQELEGRMSSRGSVTKGLPTGLAEIDRALQGLSPGDLVTIAATPGSGKSSLALNIVAHITGLNPQAGVMMFPMEMPDRDVMIRGLMCGAGVNLTKAHTGMFSEGELKRVLQSGAQWASRRVWFDDSPSVTHHHIMARCRQVASQCPLDLVVVDHLHRMAGRPGQEDQWAIAENVQGLKNLALELRVPVLLLCQLKKIERPGGRPTVGDLKGTNKIYEESDKILLLHRPRYWAMQNGKKGEDGEPLEDDGICEVNIAKNRNGPVGEVKVKFLGEFTKFGDLEGDRMYG
- a CDS encoding DHHA1 domain-containing protein produces the protein MKTTILYHQNCLDGFGAAMVALLNFRSEGEVRLVPWQYQTPCPVLDEMVFERVVVLDVSGDRDEMEALAHRSVEMWWLDHHAISASTTRAAVGGGAKVVLSSTDATCVLAWKTFFPESNWIPPVLRHVQDYDLWLFDLRGTREVCERLRLLGWVESAWLELLSDEGDEVERLENEGRLLVAARDNEVERIAKNVAVQARLRLAMVNSTVWPNEVAELVLDLHEEVDVVGVWYARRGLVKWSLRARKNTVPVNELAAIFGGGGHACAAGCVMECTPMAHDLRLSDALETLQEKGGLTA
- a CDS encoding NAD(P)/FAD-dependent oxidoreductase, which produces MKTYDYVILGGGSAGYAAARTAVGLGMETAVIEGGEPMGGLCILRGCMPSKTLIESANRALSIRHARDFGLRAEDYQVHPKEVRDRKRALIADFAGYRQEQLQSGKFDLVRGRGTFLDEHRLRVAPLDGSPAWVMGARAVLIATGSRPRLLEIPGLEEVGYWLSDDVLDAEVYPERIAILGGGAIALEMAHFFDGIGKEVSLIQRSPRFLREFDPEISEALLESFRERGMQVFSGTTLQGFEKTEGGKKVIFEQAAERKEIEVDEILLSVGRLPESRGLQMEAAGLAMNSHWVQTGPDQRTGRAHVFAAGDVCGPLEVVHLAIEQAERATRNAARQLGKLGGEAEEMSYRLKLFGIFTSPEMALVGRSEEEARDEGIPVVAARYPFDDHGKSLVMGETSGMVKLIAHRETGEILGGQVVGPHGVELIHEIVVAMRFRATAQQLATTPHYHPTLAEIWTYPAEELAEATQG
- a CDS encoding NYN domain-containing protein; this translates as MKTILYIDGFNLYYGALRKTPFRWLDPIRLARQAFPKNRIVGTKYFSAKVDPAIGDPQAPVRQAIYWRALKTLPLLEIIEGQFRTRRSWAKVASPPPEKIEVLKNEEKGSDVNLASYLLLDAFQNKFQAAIVISGDSDLFTPIRMVKDQLSKPVGVLNSQRLSGPHKPKERKNAGLRRAASFYKKGVTWAQLERSQFPDSLRDKTGPMKKPSKW